The proteins below are encoded in one region of Dioscorea cayenensis subsp. rotundata cultivar TDr96_F1 chromosome 18, TDr96_F1_v2_PseudoChromosome.rev07_lg8_w22 25.fasta, whole genome shotgun sequence:
- the LOC120281724 gene encoding probable transcription factor At3g04930, which yields MMDSLKSSSARKLPIKRRPPPLSSSSPPSPSPSPDPDPSSTLPYSDDAADDDPSSDSLHPPPFKFQRIWSESDEIRFLQGLLGCHAQSMVFPRDLNLFFDRFSEHMAQPFTRSQLSEKLRRLRTKFRIMSGRIHRGQDPSRLAPHDRDILHLCTRLWHPDYAATSPFSSPDAGGGSNKRRRRNPRPLPSASPSQPPPLLPALPAPQEDDKSAVNLLGENEPPQILAKEEEDDVVVAGEEEVDGLAINGVVPDEPEVKPNALPVKIAEATGFGTIRTHGGGNLVKKIVLDVFNECVKEVQKALDDRRVEHMETELSRRWREQQALELDVLSRRLRLVLEHVTP from the coding sequence ATGATGGACTCCCTCAAATCCTCCTCCGCGCGTAAACTCCCCATCAAGCGTCGTCCCCCtcctctctcctcctcctcccctccTTCCCCTTCCCCTTCCCCTGACCCTGACCCTTCCTCCACTCTCCCCTACTCCGACGATGCCGCCGACGATGATCCTTCCTCCGACTCCCTCCATCCTCCTCCTTTCAAGTTCCAGCGCATCTGGTCTGAGTCTGATGAGATCCGCTTCCTCCAAGGCCTTCTCGGCTGCCACGCTCAGTCCATGGTCTTCCCCCGCGACCTCAATCTCTTCTTTGATCGCTTCTCTGAGCACATGGCTCAGCCTTTCACTCGCTCTCAGCTTTCCGAGAAGCTCCGACGTCTTCGCACCAAGTTCCGCATCATGTCCGGTCGTATCCACCGTGGCCAGGACCCCTCCCGTCTTGCCCCCCATGACCGCGACATCCTCCACCTCTGCACTCGGCTTTGGCACCCCGACTACGCTGCCACCtcccctttctcctctcctGATGCTGGTGGTGGCAGCAACAAGCGCCGTCGCCGTAACCCTCGCCCACTCCCCTCTGCCTCTCCTTCTCAACCTCCTCCCCTTCTCCCTGCTCTTCCTGCTCCCCAGGAAGATGATAAGAGTGCTGTGAATCTTCTTGGTGAAAATGAACCTCCCCAGATCTTGGccaaggaggaggaggatgatgttgttgttgctggTGAGGAAGAGGTCGATGGCCTTGCTATCAATGGGGTTGTGCCTGATGAGCCGGAGGTTAAACCTAATGCGCTTCCTGTTAAAATTGCGGAAGCCACTGGCTTTGGAACAATTCGGACGCATGGAGGAGGGAATTTGGTGAAAAAGATTGTTTTGGATGTTTTCAATGAGTGTGTGAAGGAGGTACAGAAGGCGCTGGATGATCGCCGAGTTGAGCATATGGAGACTGAGTTGTCAAGGAGGTGGAGGGAGCAGCAGGCGCTTGAGCTCGATGTCTTGTCTCGTCGTCTGAGGTTGGTTCTTGAACATGTAACACCTTGA